The proteins below are encoded in one region of Segatella copri:
- a CDS encoding spore coat protein → MKAMKPFYFVHPQYGKLRVVVIGGKIYYCLMDVKNIFKKSVQKLYETIADSEGELKNLNIMMMKDMKIKYNLFFENQEMGKEEAEAENVNADINFCDEQLVKDLVDRRVAAEKIAAKWVIGFVKSRLNDAENASLFEANGVDEISDNSLILPINVSYGSGYIMINSEVFD, encoded by the coding sequence ATGAAAGCAATGAAACCTTTTTATTTTGTTCATCCGCAGTACGGAAAACTGAGGGTGGTGGTGATTGGAGGCAAAATCTATTACTGCCTGATGGACGTGAAGAACATCTTCAAGAAGTCGGTACAGAAACTCTATGAGACGATTGCTGACTCGGAGGGGGAACTGAAAAATCTGAACATCATGATGATGAAGGATATGAAAATCAAGTATAACCTCTTCTTCGAGAACCAGGAAATGGGGAAGGAGGAAGCGGAGGCTGAGAACGTGAATGCGGATATCAACTTCTGCGATGAACAGCTGGTGAAAGACCTTGTTGACAGGCGTGTTGCTGCCGAGAAGATTGCGGCAAAATGGGTAATAGGCTTCGTCAAGAGCAGACTGAATGATGCTGAGAATGCTTCGCTCTTCGAGGCGAACGGGGTCGACGAGATTTCGGATAACTCGCTGATTCTGCCTATCAATGTAAGCTATGGCTCAGGGTATATCATGATTAACAGCGAAGTGTTCGATTAA